In Prescottella soli, a genomic segment contains:
- a CDS encoding bifunctional 2-methylcitrate synthase/citrate synthase: MTNAVPTIYKGLAGVVVDTTAISKVVPETNSLTYRGYAVQDLAANCSFEQVAYLLWNGELPSDAQLELFCQRERASRRADRSLLSLVAKMPDNCHPMDVVRTAISYLGAEDPEEADSSPKANREKALRMMAVLPTIVAADHRRRHGLDPIAPHSHLGFAENFLNMSFGEIPEREIVKAFEVSLILYAEHSFNASTFAARVVTSTLSDIYSAVTAAIGTLKGPLHGGANEAVMHDMIEIGEPERAEAWMRDKLARKEKVMGFGHRVYKNGDSRVPTMRKAFFDVAAKTSGDKWIQMYEILERTMDDATGIKPNLDFPTGPAYYLMGFDVEVFTPIFVMSRITGWTAHIIEQGESNALIRPLSEYTGVPQRSVVA; this comes from the coding sequence ATGACGAATGCAGTCCCGACGATCTACAAGGGGCTCGCCGGTGTCGTAGTCGACACCACCGCGATCTCCAAGGTCGTTCCCGAGACCAACTCGCTGACCTACCGCGGCTACGCCGTCCAGGACCTGGCGGCGAACTGCAGCTTCGAGCAGGTCGCGTACCTCCTGTGGAACGGCGAGCTGCCCTCGGACGCCCAGCTCGAGCTGTTCTGCCAGCGCGAGCGGGCGAGCCGTCGCGCCGACCGGTCACTGCTGTCGCTGGTGGCGAAGATGCCGGACAACTGTCACCCCATGGATGTCGTCCGCACGGCCATCAGCTACCTGGGAGCCGAGGACCCCGAGGAGGCGGACAGCTCTCCGAAGGCCAATCGGGAGAAGGCACTTCGCATGATGGCCGTGCTGCCGACCATCGTCGCCGCCGATCACCGCCGTCGGCACGGTCTCGATCCGATCGCCCCGCACAGCCACCTCGGCTTCGCCGAGAACTTCCTCAACATGTCCTTCGGCGAGATCCCCGAGCGGGAGATCGTGAAGGCGTTCGAAGTCTCGCTGATCCTCTACGCGGAGCACAGCTTCAACGCCTCGACCTTCGCCGCCCGCGTGGTGACCTCGACGCTGTCGGACATCTACAGCGCCGTCACTGCCGCGATCGGAACCCTCAAGGGGCCGCTGCACGGCGGCGCCAACGAGGCCGTCATGCACGACATGATCGAGATCGGCGAGCCCGAGCGCGCCGAGGCCTGGATGCGGGACAAGCTGGCCCGCAAGGAGAAGGTGATGGGCTTCGGCCACCGCGTCTACAAGAACGGTGACTCGCGTGTCCCGACGATGCGCAAGGCGTTCTTCGACGTCGCCGCGAAGACCAGCGGCGACAAGTGGATCCAGATGTACGAGATCCTCGAGCGCACCATGGACGACGCCACGGGCATCAAGCCCAACCTCGACTTCCCCACCGGCCCTGCGTACTACCTCATGGGCTTCGATGTCGAGGTCTTCACCCCTATCTTCGTGATGAGCCGCATCACGGGTTGGACCGCGCACATCATCGAGCAGGGCGAGTCCAACGCACTGATCCGTCCGCTCAGCGAGTACACCGGAGTGCCGCAGCGCTCGGTGGTCGCCTGA
- the prpB gene encoding methylisocitrate lyase, with protein MAGLIAATTTAADKRHALRAGLSSGKIQRLPGAINPLTAKLIQEIGFEGVYVSGGAFSAGLGLPDIGLTTLTEVVAHSRQIAGVTDLPVLIDADTGFGEPMSAARTVLAAEDAGIAGLHLEDQVNPKRCGHLDGKAIVPTDDMVRRLRAAVAARRDANFVICARTDAAGIDGIDAAIERAKAYADAGADMIFTEALHTEADFAKFRAAVDIPLLANMTEFGKSRLIPAQTLGDIGYNAVIYPVTTLRLAMGAIERGLREIHATGTQEGQLDQMQTRSRLYELLEYERYNEFDSGVFNFTLGGNQ; from the coding sequence ATGGCCGGCCTCATCGCTGCCACCACCACGGCCGCCGACAAGCGCCACGCGCTGCGCGCCGGCCTGTCCTCGGGGAAGATCCAGCGCCTGCCCGGTGCGATCAATCCGTTGACCGCCAAGCTGATCCAGGAGATCGGGTTCGAGGGCGTCTACGTCTCGGGCGGTGCGTTCTCCGCCGGGCTCGGCCTGCCCGACATCGGGCTGACCACGCTCACCGAGGTCGTCGCGCACAGCCGGCAGATCGCCGGCGTCACCGACCTGCCCGTGCTCATCGATGCCGACACCGGCTTCGGCGAGCCCATGTCGGCGGCACGCACCGTCCTCGCCGCCGAGGACGCCGGCATCGCCGGCCTGCACCTCGAGGACCAGGTCAACCCCAAGCGCTGCGGCCACCTCGACGGCAAAGCCATTGTCCCCACCGACGACATGGTCCGTCGCCTGCGCGCCGCCGTCGCGGCTCGACGTGACGCGAACTTCGTGATCTGCGCCCGCACCGACGCCGCCGGGATCGACGGCATCGATGCCGCGATCGAGCGGGCCAAGGCCTACGCCGACGCCGGCGCCGACATGATCTTCACCGAGGCCCTGCACACCGAGGCGGACTTCGCGAAGTTCCGCGCGGCAGTGGACATCCCGTTGCTCGCGAACATGACCGAGTTCGGCAAGTCCAGGCTCATCCCCGCGCAGACGCTCGGGGACATCGGCTACAACGCGGTGATCTACCCGGTTACTACGCTGCGTCTCGCGATGGGCGCCATCGAACGGGGGCTGCGCGAGATCCACGCGACTGGCACCCAGGAGGGTCAGCTCGACCAGATGCAGACTCGCTCCCGGCTCTACGAGCTTCTCGAGTACGAGCGCTACAACGAGTTCGATTCCGGAGTCTTCAACTTCACGCTCGGAGGGAACCAATGA
- a CDS encoding amidohydrolase, with protein sequence MTAVRDTEVDDVAAAIEAAVARWSDRLLELSHSLHREPEIAFAEFRSCGKITALVTAAGFTVERGVGGLDTAFTATYGAGELTVGFCAEYDALPGIGHACGHNVNAAAAVGGALALAEVADQLGLRVKLVGTPAEEAGGGKAILLREGIFDDVSVAMMVHAGAQDEVAGSSLAMTQLTVRYVGKPAHAATAPWEGVNALDAISIAYHAIGLLRQQLEPGVIVSFIVTEGGQAPNVIPAQTAAAVEIRAKTLAQLRRTQSRVQACLQAGAIATGTNLTVAATGEEFADLLQDDHLTGAYVRALRRLGRTPISRAGEHIASTDMGNISQVIPSIHPTIGYDVGDAVHHTAEFAEHGTSPSADAAVLDGAAALALVGAEIGLDPRQRTRLVNGTSSPHREQ encoded by the coding sequence GTGACCGCGGTACGAGACACCGAAGTGGACGACGTCGCGGCAGCGATCGAGGCGGCCGTGGCGCGCTGGTCCGACCGACTCCTCGAACTGAGCCACAGCCTGCACCGGGAACCGGAGATCGCCTTCGCGGAGTTCCGGTCGTGCGGAAAGATCACCGCCCTCGTCACCGCTGCCGGATTCACCGTCGAACGCGGTGTCGGCGGCCTGGACACCGCGTTCACCGCCACTTACGGCGCCGGCGAACTCACTGTCGGCTTCTGCGCGGAATACGATGCCCTGCCTGGGATCGGGCACGCCTGTGGTCACAACGTCAACGCTGCCGCGGCTGTCGGCGGCGCCCTCGCGCTCGCTGAGGTAGCCGATCAGCTCGGACTCCGGGTCAAGTTGGTCGGCACCCCGGCCGAAGAAGCCGGTGGGGGAAAGGCAATTCTCTTGCGGGAAGGCATCTTTGATGATGTCTCCGTCGCAATGATGGTGCATGCCGGCGCTCAGGACGAGGTTGCGGGCTCGTCGCTCGCGATGACCCAACTGACGGTGCGGTACGTGGGCAAGCCTGCCCACGCCGCAACTGCCCCCTGGGAAGGTGTGAACGCTCTCGACGCCATCTCGATCGCGTACCACGCCATCGGCCTACTGCGGCAGCAACTCGAACCGGGCGTGATCGTCTCGTTCATCGTCACCGAGGGCGGGCAGGCGCCGAACGTGATTCCGGCGCAAACCGCAGCCGCGGTGGAGATTCGCGCAAAGACGCTCGCCCAACTGCGCCGGACGCAGTCCAGGGTCCAGGCGTGCCTGCAGGCCGGTGCCATCGCCACCGGGACCAACCTCACGGTCGCCGCCACCGGCGAGGAGTTTGCAGATCTCCTACAGGACGACCATCTGACCGGCGCCTACGTGCGCGCACTCCGACGACTGGGACGAACTCCGATCTCCCGTGCCGGTGAGCACATCGCGTCCACCGATATGGGCAACATCTCGCAGGTGATTCCCTCGATTCACCCGACGATCGGCTACGACGTCGGTGACGCAGTGCACCACACCGCGGAGTTCGCCGAGCACGGTACGTCGCCCTCCGCCGACGCGGCCGTGCTTGACGGGGCGGCAGCGCTTGCGCTTGTCGGTGCGGAGATCGGGCTCGATCCCCGACAGCGGACCCGGCTCGTCAACGGCACATCGTCGCCACACAGGGAACAGTAG